One Vanessa atalanta chromosome 8, ilVanAtal1.2, whole genome shotgun sequence genomic window carries:
- the LOC125065792 gene encoding uncharacterized protein LOC125065792 codes for MAIGRSFCRAITRDRWRATLALLAFATLLTLRVPRSSSLGADFPQHSPSSLAHFLADFSNHPRLYSHITGSWGVEEEMNNYTSWRYVVSYECGARCAGRVELSAHDDASQHRVQVHDTRCSKLPLLPWPQTCQTSVTETVITSRSGGGAHLEEVARVHCGVLALAAGCDVRAARREHLRALRAELARQL; via the exons aTGGCGATTGGTCGTTCATTTTGTCGCGCAATAACACGCGATCGTTGGCGCGCCACCCTGGCGCTGCTGGCGTTCGCGACGCTACTCACCCTGCGCGTACCGCGCTCCAGCAGCCTGGGCGCAGACTTCCCGCAGCACTCACCGAGCTCTCTCGCGCACTTCCTAGCTGACTTCTCCAACCATCCGCGTCTATATTCGCACAT CACTGGCTCATGGGGAGTCGAGGAAGAGATGAACAACTACACTTCTTGGCGGTACGTCGTGTCGTACGAGTGCGGAGCGCGCTGCGCCGGTCGCGTGGAGCTGAGTGCGCACGACGACGCGAGCCAGCATCGCGTTCAAGTGCACGACACTCGGTGCTCGAAGTTGCCGCTTCTGCCCTGGCCGCAAACGTGCC AGACTTCAGTGACGGAAACCGTCATAACGTCTCGAAGCGGCGGTGGAGCGCACCTGGAGGAGGTGGCGCGCGTGCATTGCGGCGTGCTCGCGCTGGCCGCGGGCTGCGACgtgcgcgccgcgcgccgcgaaCACCTGCGCGCGCTTCGCGCCGAGCTCGCCCGCCAACTGTAG